Proteins co-encoded in one Kutzneria chonburiensis genomic window:
- a CDS encoding LLM class flavin-dependent oxidoreductase, giving the protein MTTPVEFGVDTFGDVTVDADGNRKSYAQVLRDVVDEAVLADEVGIDYFGVGEHHRDDFAISAPDVVLAAIAGRTRRIRLGTAVTVLSSDDPVRVFERFATLDAVSNGRAEITLGRGSFTESFPLFGYDLADYEVLFSEKIDLMAHLLTEQPVTWEGTVRPPLADANVFPKTESGRIKTWVGVGGSPESVVRAASYGMPLTLAIIGGDPARFAPYVDLYHRALEQVGLDRLPVAVHSPGFIADSDQEAADLVWPHSKAMHDRIGRERGWPPMSRAQFDGEIANGSQYIGAPETVARKIARTVRTLGVQRFDLKYSNGTIPHEHAMRNLELYGTKVIPLVRELLAAQGEAQLAQHAGQVAVLDVAAAVEAGVRHRGAAAEGVAQALGEVVRRHGMKCALM; this is encoded by the coding sequence ATGACCACACCGGTGGAGTTCGGGGTCGACACCTTCGGCGACGTCACCGTGGACGCCGACGGCAACCGCAAGTCGTACGCGCAGGTGCTGCGCGACGTCGTCGACGAGGCCGTGCTGGCCGACGAGGTGGGTATCGACTACTTCGGCGTCGGCGAGCACCACCGGGACGACTTCGCCATCTCCGCGCCCGACGTGGTGCTGGCCGCCATCGCCGGCCGCACGCGGCGGATCAGGCTCGGCACCGCGGTCACCGTGCTGAGCTCCGACGACCCGGTCCGGGTGTTCGAGCGCTTCGCCACGCTCGACGCCGTGTCCAACGGCCGGGCCGAGATCACCCTCGGTCGCGGCTCGTTCACCGAGTCGTTCCCGCTGTTCGGCTACGACCTGGCCGACTACGAGGTGCTGTTCAGCGAGAAGATCGACCTGATGGCCCACCTGCTCACCGAGCAGCCGGTCACCTGGGAGGGCACGGTCCGGCCGCCGCTGGCCGACGCCAACGTCTTCCCCAAGACGGAGAGCGGCCGCATCAAGACCTGGGTCGGCGTGGGCGGCAGCCCCGAGTCGGTGGTGCGCGCGGCCAGCTACGGCATGCCGCTGACGCTGGCCATCATCGGCGGCGACCCGGCCCGGTTCGCGCCGTACGTCGACCTGTACCACCGGGCGCTGGAGCAGGTCGGCCTCGACCGGCTGCCGGTCGCCGTGCACTCGCCCGGCTTCATCGCCGACAGCGACCAGGAGGCGGCCGACCTGGTGTGGCCGCACAGCAAGGCGATGCACGACCGGATCGGGCGCGAGCGCGGCTGGCCGCCCATGAGCCGGGCCCAGTTCGACGGGGAGATCGCCAACGGCTCGCAGTACATCGGCGCGCCGGAGACCGTCGCCCGCAAGATCGCCCGCACGGTCAGGACGCTCGGTGTGCAGCGGTTCGACCTGAAGTACTCGAACGGGACCATCCCGCACGAGCACGCCATGCGGAACCTGGAGCTCTACGGCACCAAGGTCATTCCGCTGGTTCGCGAGCTCCTTGCCGCTCAGGGTGAAGCGCAGCTCGCACAGCACGCGGGCCAGGTCGCGGTCCTCGATGTCGCTGCTGCCGTAGAGGCGGGGGTGCGGCATCGCGGGGCCGCGGCGGAAGGCGTTGCGCAGGCGCTGGGTGAAGTGGTTCGTCGTCATGGCATGAAGTGTGCGCTGATGTAA
- a CDS encoding nitroreductase, with amino-acid sequence MDVYEAVRSRHAVRKFVDRPVPPEVLRRVLSAATWAPSGSNLQPWHAFVVTDAPLAELKKRIAERIAAGEQWDEPQYTMYPDSLKSPYQERRADFGRQRYGSLGITRTDVEARQRAATDNWAAFGAPVALFCYLDRQMGRPQWSDAGMFLQTVMLLLRAEGVHSCAQMAWAKFHRSVAEVVEPPDDLILFCGMSIGYEDSTVDLGRVGRAPLDETVTFVDGLTPRTSGGSRSA; translated from the coding sequence ATGGACGTCTATGAGGCGGTCAGAAGCCGCCATGCGGTCAGGAAGTTCGTCGACCGGCCGGTCCCGCCGGAGGTGCTCAGGCGGGTGCTGTCCGCCGCGACCTGGGCCCCGTCCGGCTCGAATCTCCAGCCGTGGCACGCCTTCGTGGTCACCGACGCGCCACTGGCCGAGCTCAAGAAGCGCATCGCCGAACGGATCGCGGCCGGCGAGCAGTGGGACGAGCCGCAGTACACGATGTACCCGGACTCGCTCAAGTCCCCCTACCAGGAGCGCCGCGCCGATTTCGGCCGGCAGCGCTACGGCTCGCTCGGCATCACCCGGACCGATGTCGAGGCCCGCCAACGGGCCGCGACCGACAACTGGGCCGCGTTCGGTGCACCAGTGGCGTTGTTCTGCTACCTCGACCGTCAGATGGGCCGGCCCCAATGGTCGGACGCCGGCATGTTCCTCCAGACGGTCATGCTCCTGCTCCGCGCCGAGGGCGTGCACAGCTGCGCGCAGATGGCCTGGGCCAAGTTCCACCGCAGCGTCGCCGAGGTCGTCGAGCCACCGGACGACCTGATCCTGTTCTGCGGCATGTCGATCGGCTACGAGGACTCCACGGTGGACCTCGGCCGGGTGGGCCGCGCCCCGCTCGACGAGACGGTCACGTTCGTCGATGGGCTCACGCCGAGAACGAGCGGCGGTAGTCGGTCGGCGTGA
- a CDS encoding discoidin domain-containing protein yields the protein MPRTRLALLLIVAALIVGMSAAGCAQSKVPSTAKVTLTGRVDRQDGTPAGGLRLALTRVPDLGEVAFQGIPVAATLGTACLADDPPPICKLLQRTQTDTTGTYTVHMNGSDVQGTFNTATNFDLTAQLPATASQVDGPSVRAGFQIQRTELTVPVLRFWEPDHIAARGDAKNVTLDWAAFRNVNEYTAHFAVRGQEIWSAATDPGAAMDARAFEDADGVVHISTTASAAGPDTTFQLFYTSQGIGFHGTAGAPESRGKPCVAEGQQSPCALTDGSFDHPLTEPSCAQTPCAANSWVYVDLGRSEPVGTVFVRANPGGALTVETSDDAKNWTVRATARDAGRFAGIALPDPVSARYVRVRGAEGTRLTGLTQLSVWP from the coding sequence ATGCCCAGGACGCGGCTCGCGCTGCTGCTGATCGTCGCGGCGCTGATCGTCGGGATGTCGGCCGCCGGCTGCGCCCAGAGCAAGGTGCCGTCGACCGCCAAGGTCACGCTGACCGGCCGGGTCGACCGCCAGGACGGCACGCCGGCCGGCGGTCTGCGGCTGGCGCTGACCCGCGTTCCCGATCTCGGCGAGGTGGCCTTCCAGGGCATCCCGGTCGCGGCGACGCTGGGCACGGCCTGCCTGGCCGACGACCCGCCACCGATCTGCAAGCTGTTGCAGCGCACGCAAACCGACACCACCGGCACGTACACCGTCCACATGAACGGGTCGGACGTGCAGGGAACCTTCAACACGGCAACGAACTTCGACCTGACCGCCCAGCTGCCGGCCACAGCGTCCCAGGTGGACGGTCCGAGCGTGCGGGCGGGCTTCCAGATCCAGCGCACCGAGTTGACCGTGCCGGTGCTGCGGTTCTGGGAACCCGATCACATCGCGGCCCGCGGTGACGCGAAAAACGTCACTCTCGACTGGGCCGCATTCAGGAATGTGAACGAATACACCGCGCATTTCGCGGTCCGCGGCCAGGAAATCTGGTCGGCCGCGACCGATCCCGGGGCTGCAATGGACGCTCGCGCGTTCGAAGACGCCGACGGTGTCGTGCACATCTCGACCACGGCGAGCGCGGCCGGGCCGGACACCACCTTCCAACTCTTCTACACCAGCCAGGGCATCGGATTCCACGGCACCGCGGGCGCGCCGGAATCCCGCGGCAAGCCCTGCGTCGCCGAAGGCCAGCAATCCCCCTGTGCCCTTACCGACGGGTCCTTCGACCATCCGCTGACCGAACCGTCGTGCGCCCAGACACCGTGTGCGGCCAACAGTTGGGTGTACGTCGACCTGGGCAGATCCGAGCCGGTCGGCACCGTCTTCGTCCGCGCGAATCCCGGTGGCGCGCTCACCGTGGAGACCAGTGACGACGCGAAGAACTGGACGGTGCGGGCCACCGCGCGGGACGCCGGCCGGTTCGCCGGAATCGCCTTGCCCGACCCGGTCTCCGCACGCTACGTGCGCGTGCGCGGGGCCGAGGGGACCCGGCTGACCGGCCTGACCCAACTGTCGGTCTGGCCCTGA
- a CDS encoding ABC transporter substrate-binding protein, protein MHTIDLAYVGRGMHEELVAYIADQEGFYEAENVHVSLRDGCAWPEERLRRGATIGLGRALLSRLTNGIPWVALTVNTHSPLFWFLARPGLESLPDLAGQRLAVHPAHTAPGCFARIVLRQAGLDPDRDVDCVVRAPGDYGLDLRHLADGTIDAAYVGSTMNPEAMPGWNVLAWVGDHFKIPTVGVAVDPTHLSPDDPAVQAVVRAQRRALDVLHNDPDTTVKHLETFLGRHTTEEIRAYYDKFVAPHYTTDGQVDHGIAEQAIIAVAAELGVPATVSAADFYRTK, encoded by the coding sequence ATGCACACCATCGATCTCGCCTATGTCGGGCGGGGCATGCACGAGGAGCTGGTCGCGTACATCGCCGACCAGGAAGGCTTCTACGAGGCGGAAAACGTCCACGTCTCGCTGCGTGACGGCTGCGCCTGGCCCGAGGAGCGCCTGCGTCGCGGTGCCACGATCGGCCTCGGCCGCGCGCTGCTTTCCCGCCTCACCAACGGAATTCCGTGGGTCGCGCTGACCGTCAACACCCACAGCCCGCTGTTCTGGTTCCTCGCCCGCCCCGGTCTCGAATCCTTGCCGGACCTGGCCGGACAACGACTCGCCGTGCACCCGGCGCACACCGCGCCCGGCTGCTTCGCGCGAATCGTGTTGCGCCAGGCTGGTCTCGACCCCGATCGTGACGTCGACTGTGTCGTCCGCGCGCCGGGCGACTACGGACTGGATCTCCGTCACCTCGCCGACGGCACGATCGACGCCGCATACGTCGGCAGCACCATGAACCCCGAGGCGATGCCCGGCTGGAACGTGCTGGCCTGGGTCGGCGACCACTTCAAGATCCCCACGGTCGGCGTGGCCGTCGACCCGACCCATCTCAGCCCGGACGACCCGGCCGTGCAGGCCGTCGTCCGCGCCCAGCGCCGGGCCCTCGACGTGCTGCACAACGACCCCGACACCACGGTCAAGCATCTGGAGACGTTTCTCGGCCGGCACACGACCGAGGAGATCCGGGCCTACTACGACAAGTTCGTCGCCCCGCACTACACCACCGACGGCCAGGTCGACCACGGCATCGCCGAGCAGGCGATCATCGCCGTGGCGGCCGAGCTCGGCGTGCCGGCAACGGTGTCCGCCGCCGACTTCTACCGGACGAAGTGA
- a CDS encoding GlxA family transcriptional regulator, producing MLTSVAALVVDGVAPFEFGVVCEVFGIDRTDDGVPPFDFRVCAERPGEPVRTSVGVSLTPDRPLSDLVSADLVAVPACTIRDEYPPAVLDALRAAVDRGSMVVSVCSGGFVLGAAGLLDDRACTVHWRYAESFRQRFPQARVDADVLYVDDGNLITSAGTAAGIDACLHIVRRELGSRVAALIARRMVVAPQRDGGQRQFVEMPVPETTADSLQPVLLWMLETLTEEHTVAELAGRAAMSERTFARRFVAETGTTPHRWLTTQRVLHARNLLEQSSFGVDEISRLAGFGTPALLRHHFQRVIGVTPTDYRRSFSA from the coding sequence GTGTTGACGTCAGTGGCCGCGCTGGTGGTGGACGGGGTCGCCCCGTTCGAGTTCGGCGTGGTCTGCGAGGTGTTCGGCATCGACCGGACCGACGACGGCGTGCCGCCCTTCGACTTCCGGGTGTGCGCCGAGCGGCCCGGCGAGCCGGTGCGGACCAGCGTCGGCGTGTCCCTGACGCCGGACCGGCCGCTGTCCGACCTGGTGTCGGCCGACCTGGTCGCCGTGCCGGCCTGCACGATCCGTGACGAGTACCCGCCGGCCGTCCTGGACGCGTTGCGGGCGGCGGTCGACCGGGGCTCGATGGTGGTGTCGGTGTGCAGCGGCGGCTTCGTGCTCGGCGCCGCCGGCCTGCTCGACGACCGGGCCTGCACCGTGCACTGGCGCTACGCCGAGTCCTTCCGGCAGCGGTTCCCCCAGGCCCGCGTCGACGCCGACGTGCTCTACGTCGACGACGGCAACCTGATCACCAGCGCCGGCACCGCCGCCGGCATCGACGCCTGCCTGCACATCGTGCGCCGTGAACTCGGCTCGCGGGTGGCCGCGCTGATCGCCCGGCGCATGGTCGTCGCCCCGCAGCGCGACGGCGGTCAGCGGCAGTTCGTCGAGATGCCGGTGCCGGAGACCACCGCCGACAGCCTCCAGCCCGTGCTGCTGTGGATGTTGGAGACGCTGACCGAGGAGCACACCGTGGCCGAGCTGGCCGGCCGGGCCGCCATGTCCGAGCGGACCTTCGCCCGCCGCTTCGTCGCCGAGACCGGAACCACGCCGCACCGCTGGTTGACCACGCAGCGGGTGCTGCACGCCCGGAATCTGTTGGAGCAGAGCTCTTTCGGCGTGGACGAGATCTCACGGCTGGCCGGCTTCGGCACGCCGGCCCTGCTGCGTCACCACTTCCAGCGGGTCATCGGCGTCACGCCGACCGACTACCGCCGCTCGTTCTCGGCGTGA